In a single window of the Carassius carassius chromosome 26, fCarCar2.1, whole genome shotgun sequence genome:
- the LOC132106150 gene encoding nuclear apoptosis-inducing factor 1-like → MAAIESKGKKRNFSEAEIEVLWSEVDERKAILFGGHSCGITNKKKYLKWQHITAVVNAVASANRTVPDVKKKWSELKVGAKKRLASHRQSVCATGGGKGAPDLSPMETRMASILGQTSVCGIVFEREGDTDVLDTGEPESAGAQCDETPSAESAGAMEFPEVPSTSVSRPYGTAGSGWVLTEAVLQTQKYTINAITVIADELKQIRVVLSDIASTLKDLVKK, encoded by the exons atggcAGCAATTGAGAGCAAGGGCAAGAAGCGAAATTTCTCTGAGGCAGAAATAGAGGTTCTTTGGAGTGAGGTGGATGAAAGGAAGGCTATTTTGTTTGGTGGCCACAGCTGTGGaattaccaataaaaaaaaatatttaaagtggcAACACATCACTGCTGTGGTAAACGCAGTTGCTTCGGCAAACAGGACGGTTCCAGATGTAAAAAAGAAGTGGTCCGAGCTTAAGGTGGGAGCAAAGAAACGGCTTGCCTCTCACCGACAGAGTGTGTGTGCGACTGGTGGGGGCAAAGGCGCCCCCGATTTGTCCCCAATGGAGACCCGAATGGCCTCGATTCTCGGGCAAACCAGTGTGTGTGGCATTGTGTTTGAGAGGGAGGGAGACACCGATGTGCTGGATACAGGGGAACCAG AGTCTGCGGGAGCCCAGTGTGACGAAACTCCCAGCGCAGAGTCTGCAGGGGCTATGGAGTTTCCCGAGGTCCCCAGCACAAGTGTGTCCCGACCTTATGGCACGGCTGGAAGTGGCTGGGTGCTGACTGAGGCTGTTCTGCAGACACAGAAATACACCATTAATGCAATTACTGTAATCGCAGATGAGCTTAAGCAAATAAGGGTTGTGCTGAGTGATATTGCATCTACATTAAAAGATCTTGTTAAAAAATGA